A genomic window from Methanoculleus sp. SDB includes:
- a CDS encoding YgiQ family radical SAM protein gives MFLPTSSAEMARRGWDRCDVIIVTPDAYVDHPSFAMAILGRFLEADGYRVGILAQPRWRDPGSFLELGIPRLAFAVSGGNMDSLVLNYTANKKPRREDLFSENGDPFFSKPGDGKKYRIRPDRTITVYCSQIRSVCREVPLIIGGIEASLRRIAHYDYWSDSVRRSILFDAKADLLVYGPGEYALRDAVRALEAGDALRECVIAGTAGVRKEADVPGDPILLPSYSAVSSDTAAFARAFCSFYRNYDRRLLAQQQDSRFLVQFPRRRLTTAELDAVYDLPFMRRPHPRYEHEIPAYTMIRDSITAHRGCFGGCAFCAIAAHQGAEIVSRSPASVLREAAAIAAMKDFSGTISDVGGPSANMYASRCRIGGCDRPDCLQRGDACENLVSGTAEYGSLLGAVGNVAGVRHVLVSSGVRFDPVLLDDALLLRLLRHHIPGQLKVAPESGSDSVLAAMNKPGTGVFCAFKERFDRLARREGIRKYLIPYIIVGHPGEGEAEAKETVRFLRDCGLAGSQFQIFTPSPLTRATACWYLGHDPCTGIPLPVEKRIPVLEERKKHLIRR, from the coding sequence ATGTTTCTACCGACCAGCAGCGCGGAGATGGCCCGCCGGGGCTGGGACCGGTGCGATGTGATCATCGTTACCCCTGACGCGTATGTGGATCACCCGTCGTTTGCAATGGCGATCCTCGGGCGGTTCCTTGAGGCGGACGGCTACCGGGTAGGAATTCTCGCCCAGCCCCGCTGGCGCGACCCGGGGAGCTTCCTCGAGCTCGGCATTCCCCGTCTTGCGTTTGCCGTTTCGGGCGGCAATATGGACTCGCTGGTGCTGAATTACACGGCAAATAAAAAACCGCGGCGGGAAGATCTCTTCTCTGAAAATGGCGATCCGTTCTTCTCGAAACCGGGTGACGGAAAAAAATATCGGATTCGACCGGACCGGACGATAACGGTCTACTGCAGCCAGATCCGCTCGGTATGCCGGGAGGTGCCCCTTATCATCGGAGGCATCGAGGCATCTCTCCGGCGCATCGCTCATTATGATTACTGGAGCGACTCGGTCAGGCGCAGCATTCTCTTCGATGCAAAGGCGGACCTGCTCGTATACGGCCCCGGGGAATATGCGCTCCGTGATGCGGTGCGGGCACTGGAGGCCGGAGACGCTCTCCGGGAATGCGTCATTGCCGGCACCGCCGGTGTCCGGAAGGAAGCGGACGTGCCTGGCGATCCAATCCTTCTTCCCTCCTATTCTGCTGTTTCATCCGATACGGCAGCATTTGCCCGTGCATTCTGCTCATTTTACCGGAATTATGACCGGCGGCTGCTGGCACAGCAGCAGGACAGCCGTTTTCTCGTGCAGTTCCCGCGCCGACGCCTGACTACCGCCGAACTCGACGCCGTCTACGATCTACCGTTTATGCGGCGCCCCCATCCCCGGTATGAACACGAGATCCCGGCATATACCATGATACGTGATTCGATTACGGCACACCGGGGCTGTTTCGGGGGCTGCGCCTTCTGTGCCATTGCCGCGCACCAGGGGGCTGAAATCGTCTCCCGCAGCCCTGCATCGGTGCTCCGCGAAGCGGCGGCGATTGCGGCAATGAAGGATTTTTCCGGCACCATTTCGGATGTGGGCGGCCCCTCGGCAAACATGTATGCATCCCGGTGCCGAATCGGGGGCTGCGACCGCCCGGACTGTCTTCAGCGCGGCGACGCCTGCGAGAACCTGGTGTCCGGAACGGCTGAATACGGCTCTCTCCTCGGCGCGGTCGGCAATGTGGCAGGTGTCCGGCACGTACTGGTCTCTTCAGGAGTCCGGTTTGATCCGGTGCTCCTTGACGATGCGCTGCTTCTCCGCCTGCTCCGGCACCACATACCCGGGCAGTTGAAGGTTGCGCCCGAATCAGGATCCGATTCGGTGCTCGCTGCCATGAACAAGCCGGGAACCGGTGTTTTCTGTGCTTTTAAGGAACGGTTTGATCGTCTTGCGCGCCGGGAAGGAATCAGGAAATATCTCATTCCCTATATCATCGTGGGCCATCCCGGGGAAGGGGAGGCTGAGGCGAAGGAAACGGTCCGGTTTCTCCGTGATTGCGGCCTTGCGGGGAGCCAGTTCCAGATCTTTACCCCCTCGCCGCTGACCCGTGCGACGGCATGCTGGTATCTCGGTCATGATCCCTGTACCGGGATACCCCTGCCTGTCGAGAAAAGAATCCCTGTGCTTGAGGAGAGGAAAAAACACCTCATCCGGCGCTGA